A region from the Acyrthosiphon pisum isolate AL4f chromosome A1, pea_aphid_22Mar2018_4r6ur, whole genome shotgun sequence genome encodes:
- the LOC100163274 gene encoding troponin T isoform X5 yields MSDEEEVYTDSEEETGDGDPEFVKRQELKSSALDEQLKEYIQEWRKQRSKEEDDLKKLKEKQAKRKVMRAEEEKRMAERKKQEEERRQREVEEKKQKDIEEKRKRLEEAEKKRQAMMAALKEQTNKSKGPNFTISKKEGALSMTSAQLERNKTREQIEEEKKISLSFRIKPLNIEGFSVQKLQFKATELWDQIIKLETEKYDLEERQKRQDYDLKELKERQKQQLRHKALKKGLDPEALTGKYPPKIQVASKYERRVDTRSYDDKKKLFEGGLEEMIGEKSESNWNRKYEQFMKRSRRRLPKWFGERPGKKKDDPDTPEEEELKKNEEDEEPFGLPSDEEAEEEVEEEEEEEEEEEEEEEEEEEEEEEEEEEEEEE; encoded by the exons ATGTCTGACGAAGAAGAAGTGTACac TGATTCCGAAGAGGAAAc TGGAGATGGAGATCCCGAATTCGTTAAG AGGCAAGAATTGAAATCCTCAGCTTTAGACGAACAGCTTAAAGAGTACATTCAAGAATGGCGCAAACAACGGTCAAAGGAAGAAGACGACTTAAAGAAGTTGAAAGAAAAACAGGCCAAGCGCAAGGTGATGCGAGCGGAAGAAGAGAAGAGGATGGCCGAGAGAAAAAAGCAAGAAGAAGAACGCAGACAAAGAGAAGTGGAGGAAAAGAAACAAAAGGACATTGAAGAAAAACGTAAGCGCCTGGAAGAGGCCGAGAAAAAACGCCAAGCTATGATGGCTGCCCTCAAGgaacaaacaaataaatcgAAAGGACCCAACTTCACCATCAGCAAAAAAGAAGGC gcgTTGAGTATGACGTCTGCCCAACTTGAACGCAACAAGACCAGAGAACAGATCGAAGAAGAAAAGAAAATATCGTTGAGCTTCAGAATCAAACCGTTAAACATCGAAGGTTTCTCTGTGCAAAAACTCCAATTCAAAGCCACTGAACTCTGGGACCAGATCATTAAGCTGGAAACAGAAAAGTACGATTTGGAGGAAAGGCAGAAGAGACAAGATTATGAC TTGAAAGAGTTGAAAGAACGTCAAAAGCAACAGCTCCGCCACAAGGCTCTGAAGAAGGGTCTTGACCCCGAAGCCCTAACCGGCAAATACCCA CCCAAGATCCAAGTTGCTTCCAAGTACGAGAGGCGAGTGGACACGAGGTCCTATGACGACAAAAAGAAACTGTTCGAAGGA GGTCTGGAAGAGATGATAGGCGAAAAGTCCGAGTCTAACTGGAATCGTAAATACGAACAATTCATGAAAAGAAGTAGAA GACGATTACCGAAATGGTTCGGCGAACGTCCGGGCAAGAAGAAGGATGACCCAGACACACCCGAAGAGGAAGAGCTCAAGAAGAACGAGGAAGATGAAGAACCGTTCGGTCTACCTTCTGATGAAGAAGCTGAAGAAGAA GTCGAAGAGGAAGAAGAGGAGGAAGAAGAAGAGGAAGAGGAGGAAGAAGAGGAGGAGGAGGAAGAAGAAGAGGAAGAGGAAGAGGAAGAGgaagaataa
- the LOC100163274 gene encoding troponin T isoform X6: MSDEEEVYTGDGDPEFVKRQELKSSALDEQLKEYIQEWRKQRSKEEDDLKKLKEKQAKRKVMRAEEEKRMAERKKQEEERRQREVEEKKQKDIEEKRKRLEEAEKKRQAMMAALKEQTNKSKGPNFTISKKEGALSMTSAQLERNKTREQIEEEKKISLSFRIKPLNIEGFSVQKLQFKATELWDQIIKLETEKYDLEERQKRQDYDLKELKERQKQQLRHKALKKGLDPEALTGKYPPKIQVASKYERRVDTRSYDDKKKLFEGGYMETTKESMEKQWTEKSDQFGGRAKGRLPKWFGERPGKKKDDPDTPEEEELKKNEEDEEPFGLPSDEEAEEEVEEEEEEEEEEEEEEEEEEEEEEEEEEEEEEE; this comes from the exons ATGTCTGACGAAGAAGAAGTGTACac TGGAGATGGAGATCCCGAATTCGTTAAG AGGCAAGAATTGAAATCCTCAGCTTTAGACGAACAGCTTAAAGAGTACATTCAAGAATGGCGCAAACAACGGTCAAAGGAAGAAGACGACTTAAAGAAGTTGAAAGAAAAACAGGCCAAGCGCAAGGTGATGCGAGCGGAAGAAGAGAAGAGGATGGCCGAGAGAAAAAAGCAAGAAGAAGAACGCAGACAAAGAGAAGTGGAGGAAAAGAAACAAAAGGACATTGAAGAAAAACGTAAGCGCCTGGAAGAGGCCGAGAAAAAACGCCAAGCTATGATGGCTGCCCTCAAGgaacaaacaaataaatcgAAAGGACCCAACTTCACCATCAGCAAAAAAGAAGGC gcgTTGAGTATGACGTCTGCCCAACTTGAACGCAACAAGACCAGAGAACAGATCGAAGAAGAAAAGAAAATATCGTTGAGCTTCAGAATCAAACCGTTAAACATCGAAGGTTTCTCTGTGCAAAAACTCCAATTCAAAGCCACTGAACTCTGGGACCAGATCATTAAGCTGGAAACAGAAAAGTACGATTTGGAGGAAAGGCAGAAGAGACAAGATTATGAC TTGAAAGAGTTGAAAGAACGTCAAAAGCAACAGCTCCGCCACAAGGCTCTGAAGAAGGGTCTTGACCCCGAAGCCCTAACCGGCAAATACCCA CCCAAGATCCAAGTTGCTTCCAAGTACGAGAGGCGAGTGGACACGAGGTCCTATGACGACAAAAAGAAACTGTTCGAAGGA ggtTATATGGAAACCACTAAAGAATCAATGGAAAAACAATGGACAGAAAAGAGTGACCAATTCGGTGGCCGCGCTAAGG GACGATTACCGAAATGGTTCGGCGAACGTCCGGGCAAGAAGAAGGATGACCCAGACACACCCGAAGAGGAAGAGCTCAAGAAGAACGAGGAAGATGAAGAACCGTTCGGTCTACCTTCTGATGAAGAAGCTGAAGAAGAA GTCGAAGAGGAAGAAGAGGAGGAAGAAGAAGAGGAAGAGGAGGAAGAAGAGGAGGAGGAGGAAGAAGAAGAGGAAGAGGAAGAGGAAGAGgaagaataa
- the LOC100163274 gene encoding troponin T, skeletal muscle isoform X2 has protein sequence MSDEEEVYTDSEEETQPEPEKSKDGDGDPEFVKRQELKSSALDEQLKEYIQEWRKQRSKEEDDLKKLKEKQAKRKVMRAEEEKRMAERKKQEEERRQREVEEKKQKDIEEKRKRLEEAEKKRQAMMAALKEQTNKSKGPNFTISKKEGALSMTSAQLERNKTREQIEEEKKISLSFRIKPLNIEGFSVQKLQFKATELWDQIIKLETEKYDLEERQKRQDYDLKELKERQKQQLRHKALKKGLDPEALTGKYPPKIQVASKYERRVDTRSYDDKKKLFEGGYMETTKESMEKQWTEKSDQFGGRAKGRLPKWFGERPGKKKDDPDTPEEEELKKNEEDEEPFGLPSDEEAEEEVEEEEEEEEEEEEEEEEEEEEEEEEEEEEEEE, from the exons ATGTCTGACGAAGAAGAAGTGTACac TGATTCCGAAGAGGAAAc GCAACCGGAGCCTGAAAAAAGCAAAGA TGGAGATGGAGATCCCGAATTCGTTAAG AGGCAAGAATTGAAATCCTCAGCTTTAGACGAACAGCTTAAAGAGTACATTCAAGAATGGCGCAAACAACGGTCAAAGGAAGAAGACGACTTAAAGAAGTTGAAAGAAAAACAGGCCAAGCGCAAGGTGATGCGAGCGGAAGAAGAGAAGAGGATGGCCGAGAGAAAAAAGCAAGAAGAAGAACGCAGACAAAGAGAAGTGGAGGAAAAGAAACAAAAGGACATTGAAGAAAAACGTAAGCGCCTGGAAGAGGCCGAGAAAAAACGCCAAGCTATGATGGCTGCCCTCAAGgaacaaacaaataaatcgAAAGGACCCAACTTCACCATCAGCAAAAAAGAAGGC gcgTTGAGTATGACGTCTGCCCAACTTGAACGCAACAAGACCAGAGAACAGATCGAAGAAGAAAAGAAAATATCGTTGAGCTTCAGAATCAAACCGTTAAACATCGAAGGTTTCTCTGTGCAAAAACTCCAATTCAAAGCCACTGAACTCTGGGACCAGATCATTAAGCTGGAAACAGAAAAGTACGATTTGGAGGAAAGGCAGAAGAGACAAGATTATGAC TTGAAAGAGTTGAAAGAACGTCAAAAGCAACAGCTCCGCCACAAGGCTCTGAAGAAGGGTCTTGACCCCGAAGCCCTAACCGGCAAATACCCA CCCAAGATCCAAGTTGCTTCCAAGTACGAGAGGCGAGTGGACACGAGGTCCTATGACGACAAAAAGAAACTGTTCGAAGGA ggtTATATGGAAACCACTAAAGAATCAATGGAAAAACAATGGACAGAAAAGAGTGACCAATTCGGTGGCCGCGCTAAGG GACGATTACCGAAATGGTTCGGCGAACGTCCGGGCAAGAAGAAGGATGACCCAGACACACCCGAAGAGGAAGAGCTCAAGAAGAACGAGGAAG ATGAAGAACCGTTCGGTCTACCTTCTGATGAAGAAGCTGAAGAAGAA GTCGAAGAGGAAGAAGAGGAGGAAGAAGAAGAGGAAGAGGAGGAAGAAGAGGAGGAGGAGGAAGAAGAAGAGGAAGAGGAAGAGGAAGAGgaagaataa
- the LOC100163274 gene encoding troponin T isoform X3, with translation MSDEEEVYTDSEEETQPEPEKSKDGDGDPEFVKRQELKSSALDEQLKEYIQEWRKQRSKEEDDLKKLKEKQAKRKVMRAEEEKRMAERKKQEEERRQREVEEKKQKDIEEKRKRLEEAEKKRQAMMAALKEQTNKSKGPNFTISKKEGALSMTSAQLERNKTREQIEEEKKISLSFRIKPLNIEGFSVQKLQFKATELWDQIIKLETEKYDLEERQKRQDYDLKELKERQKQQLRHKALKKGLDPEALTGKYPPKIQVASKYERRVDTRSYDDKKKLFEGGLEEMIGEKSESNWNRKYEQFMKRSRRRLPKWFGERPGKKKDDPDTPEEEELKKNEEDEEPFGLPSDEEAEEEVEEEEEEEEEEEEEEEEEEEEEEEEEEEEEEE, from the exons ATGTCTGACGAAGAAGAAGTGTACac TGATTCCGAAGAGGAAAc GCAACCGGAGCCTGAAAAAAGCAAAGA TGGAGATGGAGATCCCGAATTCGTTAAG AGGCAAGAATTGAAATCCTCAGCTTTAGACGAACAGCTTAAAGAGTACATTCAAGAATGGCGCAAACAACGGTCAAAGGAAGAAGACGACTTAAAGAAGTTGAAAGAAAAACAGGCCAAGCGCAAGGTGATGCGAGCGGAAGAAGAGAAGAGGATGGCCGAGAGAAAAAAGCAAGAAGAAGAACGCAGACAAAGAGAAGTGGAGGAAAAGAAACAAAAGGACATTGAAGAAAAACGTAAGCGCCTGGAAGAGGCCGAGAAAAAACGCCAAGCTATGATGGCTGCCCTCAAGgaacaaacaaataaatcgAAAGGACCCAACTTCACCATCAGCAAAAAAGAAGGC gcgTTGAGTATGACGTCTGCCCAACTTGAACGCAACAAGACCAGAGAACAGATCGAAGAAGAAAAGAAAATATCGTTGAGCTTCAGAATCAAACCGTTAAACATCGAAGGTTTCTCTGTGCAAAAACTCCAATTCAAAGCCACTGAACTCTGGGACCAGATCATTAAGCTGGAAACAGAAAAGTACGATTTGGAGGAAAGGCAGAAGAGACAAGATTATGAC TTGAAAGAGTTGAAAGAACGTCAAAAGCAACAGCTCCGCCACAAGGCTCTGAAGAAGGGTCTTGACCCCGAAGCCCTAACCGGCAAATACCCA CCCAAGATCCAAGTTGCTTCCAAGTACGAGAGGCGAGTGGACACGAGGTCCTATGACGACAAAAAGAAACTGTTCGAAGGA GGTCTGGAAGAGATGATAGGCGAAAAGTCCGAGTCTAACTGGAATCGTAAATACGAACAATTCATGAAAAGAAGTAGAA GACGATTACCGAAATGGTTCGGCGAACGTCCGGGCAAGAAGAAGGATGACCCAGACACACCCGAAGAGGAAGAGCTCAAGAAGAACGAGGAAGATGAAGAACCGTTCGGTCTACCTTCTGATGAAGAAGCTGAAGAAGAA GTCGAAGAGGAAGAAGAGGAGGAAGAAGAAGAGGAAGAGGAGGAAGAAGAGGAGGAGGAGGAAGAAGAAGAGGAAGAGGAAGAGGAAGAGgaagaataa
- the LOC100163274 gene encoding troponin T, skeletal muscle isoform X1 — protein MSDEEEVYTDSEEETQPEPEKSKDGDGDPEFVKRQELKSSALDEQLKEYIQEWRKQRSKEEDDLKKLKEKQAKRKVMRAEEEKRMAERKKQEEERRQREVEEKKQKDIEEKRKRLEEAEKKRQAMMAALKEQTNKSKGPNFTISKKEGALSMTSAQLERNKTREQIEEEKKISLSFRIKPLNIEGFSVQKLQFKATELWDQIIKLETEKYDLEERQKRQDYDLKELKERQKQQLRHKALKKGLDPEALTGKYPPKIQVASKYERRVDTRSYDDKKKLFEGGYMETTKESMEKQWTEKSDQFGGRAKGRLPKWFGERPGKKKDDPDTPEEEELKKNEEDEEPFGLPSDEEAEEEVEEEEEEEEEEEEEEEEEEEEEEEEEEEEEEE, from the exons ATGTCTGACGAAGAAGAAGTGTACac TGATTCCGAAGAGGAAAc GCAACCGGAGCCTGAAAAAAGCAAAGA TGGAGATGGAGATCCCGAATTCGTTAAG AGGCAAGAATTGAAATCCTCAGCTTTAGACGAACAGCTTAAAGAGTACATTCAAGAATGGCGCAAACAACGGTCAAAGGAAGAAGACGACTTAAAGAAGTTGAAAGAAAAACAGGCCAAGCGCAAGGTGATGCGAGCGGAAGAAGAGAAGAGGATGGCCGAGAGAAAAAAGCAAGAAGAAGAACGCAGACAAAGAGAAGTGGAGGAAAAGAAACAAAAGGACATTGAAGAAAAACGTAAGCGCCTGGAAGAGGCCGAGAAAAAACGCCAAGCTATGATGGCTGCCCTCAAGgaacaaacaaataaatcgAAAGGACCCAACTTCACCATCAGCAAAAAAGAAGGC gcgTTGAGTATGACGTCTGCCCAACTTGAACGCAACAAGACCAGAGAACAGATCGAAGAAGAAAAGAAAATATCGTTGAGCTTCAGAATCAAACCGTTAAACATCGAAGGTTTCTCTGTGCAAAAACTCCAATTCAAAGCCACTGAACTCTGGGACCAGATCATTAAGCTGGAAACAGAAAAGTACGATTTGGAGGAAAGGCAGAAGAGACAAGATTATGAC TTGAAAGAGTTGAAAGAACGTCAAAAGCAACAGCTCCGCCACAAGGCTCTGAAGAAGGGTCTTGACCCCGAAGCCCTAACCGGCAAATACCCA CCCAAGATCCAAGTTGCTTCCAAGTACGAGAGGCGAGTGGACACGAGGTCCTATGACGACAAAAAGAAACTGTTCGAAGGA ggtTATATGGAAACCACTAAAGAATCAATGGAAAAACAATGGACAGAAAAGAGTGACCAATTCGGTGGCCGCGCTAAGG GACGATTACCGAAATGGTTCGGCGAACGTCCGGGCAAGAAGAAGGATGACCCAGACACACCCGAAGAGGAAGAGCTCAAGAAGAACGAGGAAGATGAAGAACCGTTCGGTCTACCTTCTGATGAAGAAGCTGAAGAAGAA GTCGAAGAGGAAGAAGAGGAGGAAGAAGAAGAGGAAGAGGAGGAAGAAGAGGAGGAGGAGGAAGAAGAAGAGGAAGAGGAAGAGGAAGAGgaagaataa
- the LOC100163274 gene encoding troponin T isoform X7, producing the protein MSDEEEVYTGDGDPEFVKRQELKSSALDEQLKEYIQEWRKQRSKEEDDLKKLKEKQAKRKVMRAEEEKRMAERKKQEEERRQREVEEKKQKDIEEKRKRLEEAEKKRQAMMAALKEQTNKSKGPNFTISKKEGALSMTSAQLERNKTREQIEEEKKISLSFRIKPLNIEGFSVQKLQFKATELWDQIIKLETEKYDLEERQKRQDYDLKELKERQKQQLRHKALKKGLDPEALTGKYPPKIQVASKYERRVDTRSYDDKKKLFEGGLEEMIGEKSESNWNRKYEQFMKRSRRRLPKWFGERPGKKKDDPDTPEEEELKKNEEDEEPFGLPSDEEAEEEVEEEEEEEEEEEEEEEEEEEEEEEEEEEEEEE; encoded by the exons ATGTCTGACGAAGAAGAAGTGTACac TGGAGATGGAGATCCCGAATTCGTTAAG AGGCAAGAATTGAAATCCTCAGCTTTAGACGAACAGCTTAAAGAGTACATTCAAGAATGGCGCAAACAACGGTCAAAGGAAGAAGACGACTTAAAGAAGTTGAAAGAAAAACAGGCCAAGCGCAAGGTGATGCGAGCGGAAGAAGAGAAGAGGATGGCCGAGAGAAAAAAGCAAGAAGAAGAACGCAGACAAAGAGAAGTGGAGGAAAAGAAACAAAAGGACATTGAAGAAAAACGTAAGCGCCTGGAAGAGGCCGAGAAAAAACGCCAAGCTATGATGGCTGCCCTCAAGgaacaaacaaataaatcgAAAGGACCCAACTTCACCATCAGCAAAAAAGAAGGC gcgTTGAGTATGACGTCTGCCCAACTTGAACGCAACAAGACCAGAGAACAGATCGAAGAAGAAAAGAAAATATCGTTGAGCTTCAGAATCAAACCGTTAAACATCGAAGGTTTCTCTGTGCAAAAACTCCAATTCAAAGCCACTGAACTCTGGGACCAGATCATTAAGCTGGAAACAGAAAAGTACGATTTGGAGGAAAGGCAGAAGAGACAAGATTATGAC TTGAAAGAGTTGAAAGAACGTCAAAAGCAACAGCTCCGCCACAAGGCTCTGAAGAAGGGTCTTGACCCCGAAGCCCTAACCGGCAAATACCCA CCCAAGATCCAAGTTGCTTCCAAGTACGAGAGGCGAGTGGACACGAGGTCCTATGACGACAAAAAGAAACTGTTCGAAGGA GGTCTGGAAGAGATGATAGGCGAAAAGTCCGAGTCTAACTGGAATCGTAAATACGAACAATTCATGAAAAGAAGTAGAA GACGATTACCGAAATGGTTCGGCGAACGTCCGGGCAAGAAGAAGGATGACCCAGACACACCCGAAGAGGAAGAGCTCAAGAAGAACGAGGAAGATGAAGAACCGTTCGGTCTACCTTCTGATGAAGAAGCTGAAGAAGAA GTCGAAGAGGAAGAAGAGGAGGAAGAAGAAGAGGAAGAGGAGGAAGAAGAGGAGGAGGAGGAAGAAGAAGAGGAAGAGGAAGAGGAAGAGgaagaataa
- the LOC100163274 gene encoding troponin T isoform X8, whose translation MSDEEEVYTDSEEETQPEPEKSKDGDGDPEFVKRQELKSSALDEQLKEYIQEWRKQRSKEEDDLKKLKEKQAKRKVMRAEEEKRMAERKKQEEERRQREVEEKKQKDIEEKRKRLEEAEKKRQAMMAALKEQTNKSKGPNFTISKKEGALSMTSAQLERNKTREQIEEEKKISLSFRIKPLNIEGFSVQKLQFKATELWDQIIKLETEKYDLEERQKRQDYDLKELKERQKQQLRHKALKKGLDPEALTGKYPPKIQVASKYERRVDTRSYDDKKKLFEGGYMETTKESMEKQWTEKSDQFGGRAKGRLPKWFGERPGKKKDDPDTPEEEELKKNEEDEEPFGLPSDEEAEEEG comes from the exons ATGTCTGACGAAGAAGAAGTGTACac TGATTCCGAAGAGGAAAc GCAACCGGAGCCTGAAAAAAGCAAAGA TGGAGATGGAGATCCCGAATTCGTTAAG AGGCAAGAATTGAAATCCTCAGCTTTAGACGAACAGCTTAAAGAGTACATTCAAGAATGGCGCAAACAACGGTCAAAGGAAGAAGACGACTTAAAGAAGTTGAAAGAAAAACAGGCCAAGCGCAAGGTGATGCGAGCGGAAGAAGAGAAGAGGATGGCCGAGAGAAAAAAGCAAGAAGAAGAACGCAGACAAAGAGAAGTGGAGGAAAAGAAACAAAAGGACATTGAAGAAAAACGTAAGCGCCTGGAAGAGGCCGAGAAAAAACGCCAAGCTATGATGGCTGCCCTCAAGgaacaaacaaataaatcgAAAGGACCCAACTTCACCATCAGCAAAAAAGAAGGC gcgTTGAGTATGACGTCTGCCCAACTTGAACGCAACAAGACCAGAGAACAGATCGAAGAAGAAAAGAAAATATCGTTGAGCTTCAGAATCAAACCGTTAAACATCGAAGGTTTCTCTGTGCAAAAACTCCAATTCAAAGCCACTGAACTCTGGGACCAGATCATTAAGCTGGAAACAGAAAAGTACGATTTGGAGGAAAGGCAGAAGAGACAAGATTATGAC TTGAAAGAGTTGAAAGAACGTCAAAAGCAACAGCTCCGCCACAAGGCTCTGAAGAAGGGTCTTGACCCCGAAGCCCTAACCGGCAAATACCCA CCCAAGATCCAAGTTGCTTCCAAGTACGAGAGGCGAGTGGACACGAGGTCCTATGACGACAAAAAGAAACTGTTCGAAGGA ggtTATATGGAAACCACTAAAGAATCAATGGAAAAACAATGGACAGAAAAGAGTGACCAATTCGGTGGCCGCGCTAAGG GACGATTACCGAAATGGTTCGGCGAACGTCCGGGCAAGAAGAAGGATGACCCAGACACACCCGAAGAGGAAGAGCTCAAGAAGAACGAGGAAGATGAAGAACCGTTCGGTCTACCTTCTGATGAAGAAGCTGAAGAAGAA GGATGA
- the LOC100163274 gene encoding troponin T isoform X4 has translation MSDEEEVYTDSEEETGDGDPEFVKRQELKSSALDEQLKEYIQEWRKQRSKEEDDLKKLKEKQAKRKVMRAEEEKRMAERKKQEEERRQREVEEKKQKDIEEKRKRLEEAEKKRQAMMAALKEQTNKSKGPNFTISKKEGALSMTSAQLERNKTREQIEEEKKISLSFRIKPLNIEGFSVQKLQFKATELWDQIIKLETEKYDLEERQKRQDYDLKELKERQKQQLRHKALKKGLDPEALTGKYPPKIQVASKYERRVDTRSYDDKKKLFEGGYMETTKESMEKQWTEKSDQFGGRAKGRLPKWFGERPGKKKDDPDTPEEEELKKNEEDEEPFGLPSDEEAEEEVEEEEEEEEEEEEEEEEEEEEEEEEEEEEEEE, from the exons ATGTCTGACGAAGAAGAAGTGTACac TGATTCCGAAGAGGAAAc TGGAGATGGAGATCCCGAATTCGTTAAG AGGCAAGAATTGAAATCCTCAGCTTTAGACGAACAGCTTAAAGAGTACATTCAAGAATGGCGCAAACAACGGTCAAAGGAAGAAGACGACTTAAAGAAGTTGAAAGAAAAACAGGCCAAGCGCAAGGTGATGCGAGCGGAAGAAGAGAAGAGGATGGCCGAGAGAAAAAAGCAAGAAGAAGAACGCAGACAAAGAGAAGTGGAGGAAAAGAAACAAAAGGACATTGAAGAAAAACGTAAGCGCCTGGAAGAGGCCGAGAAAAAACGCCAAGCTATGATGGCTGCCCTCAAGgaacaaacaaataaatcgAAAGGACCCAACTTCACCATCAGCAAAAAAGAAGGC gcgTTGAGTATGACGTCTGCCCAACTTGAACGCAACAAGACCAGAGAACAGATCGAAGAAGAAAAGAAAATATCGTTGAGCTTCAGAATCAAACCGTTAAACATCGAAGGTTTCTCTGTGCAAAAACTCCAATTCAAAGCCACTGAACTCTGGGACCAGATCATTAAGCTGGAAACAGAAAAGTACGATTTGGAGGAAAGGCAGAAGAGACAAGATTATGAC TTGAAAGAGTTGAAAGAACGTCAAAAGCAACAGCTCCGCCACAAGGCTCTGAAGAAGGGTCTTGACCCCGAAGCCCTAACCGGCAAATACCCA CCCAAGATCCAAGTTGCTTCCAAGTACGAGAGGCGAGTGGACACGAGGTCCTATGACGACAAAAAGAAACTGTTCGAAGGA ggtTATATGGAAACCACTAAAGAATCAATGGAAAAACAATGGACAGAAAAGAGTGACCAATTCGGTGGCCGCGCTAAGG GACGATTACCGAAATGGTTCGGCGAACGTCCGGGCAAGAAGAAGGATGACCCAGACACACCCGAAGAGGAAGAGCTCAAGAAGAACGAGGAAGATGAAGAACCGTTCGGTCTACCTTCTGATGAAGAAGCTGAAGAAGAA GTCGAAGAGGAAGAAGAGGAGGAAGAAGAAGAGGAAGAGGAGGAAGAAGAGGAGGAGGAGGAAGAAGAAGAGGAAGAGGAAGAGGAAGAGgaagaataa